The Lichenihabitans psoromatis genome contains a region encoding:
- a CDS encoding polysaccharide deacetylase family protein: MSVLRTHGRYDYIPITKRPTYDWPNGKRLAVYIGLNLEDFAFGEGLGAELAPGGPSPDILNFAWRDYGNRVGAWRLLELFDDLALPASVLLNSVLYDTCPDLPVAFRQRGDEFLGHGRSNAERQGLLPERDEAALIAEATATLARHEGRAPGGWLGPWISESAVTPDLLQEAGYRYLLDWCMDDQPVVMRTRRGRILAVPYPQELNDIPMIVGRKIGGDAFADMIVDQFDEMLHQSRDVPLVMGIALHAYLVGQPYRLRHLRRALAHIAGQRDLVFITRPGAIAAHVLSLPPGIVPGS, from the coding sequence GTGAGCGTGCTTCGGACTCATGGGCGCTATGACTACATCCCGATCACGAAGCGACCCACCTATGATTGGCCGAACGGCAAGCGTCTTGCCGTCTATATCGGGCTGAATCTCGAAGATTTCGCGTTCGGCGAGGGGCTCGGGGCGGAGCTCGCGCCCGGGGGCCCTTCGCCCGATATCCTCAATTTCGCTTGGCGTGATTACGGCAACCGGGTCGGCGCATGGCGTCTGCTGGAGCTGTTCGACGATCTGGCTCTCCCGGCGTCGGTGCTGCTGAACAGCGTCCTCTACGACACCTGCCCGGATCTCCCCGTCGCGTTCCGACAGCGCGGCGACGAGTTCCTCGGTCACGGCCGCAGCAATGCCGAGCGGCAAGGCCTTCTTCCGGAGCGTGACGAGGCGGCGCTGATTGCCGAGGCGACCGCCACCTTGGCACGGCACGAGGGTCGGGCGCCCGGCGGGTGGCTCGGCCCATGGATCTCGGAAAGCGCGGTGACGCCCGATCTCCTGCAGGAGGCCGGCTACCGCTATCTCCTCGATTGGTGCATGGACGATCAGCCCGTGGTCATGCGGACTCGGCGGGGGCGCATCCTCGCGGTTCCGTATCCGCAGGAACTCAACGATATTCCGATGATCGTCGGCCGCAAAATTGGCGGGGACGCCTTCGCGGATATGATCGTGGATCAGTTCGACGAGATGCTGCATCAAAGCCGCGATGTGCCGCTGGTCATGGGAATCGCGCTGCATGCCTATCTGGTCGGCCAACCCTATCGGCTTCGCCATTTGCGCCGCGCCCTCGCGCATATCGCCGGCCAGCGCGACCTCGTTTTCATCACCCGGCCTGGTGCGATCGCGGCGCATGTCCTTTCGTTGCCGCCTGGAATCGTGCCGGGCT